Proteins encoded within one genomic window of Pseudalkalibacillus sp. SCS-8:
- the gcvT gene encoding glycine cleavage system aminomethyltransferase GcvT, which yields MSTLLRTPLFELYKEYGAKVIDFGGWELPVQFSSIKEEHEAVRTKAGLFDVSHMGEITVKGPDAEDYLQYVLTNDVSKLNDGGAQYTAMCYEDGGTVDDLLVYKRADEDYLLVVNAANTEKDFDWMLKNKKGDVEIKNISDDVAQLALQGPLAEQVLQKLTDYDLSQIGFFKFAEDVELDGTKALVSRTGYTGEDGFEIYCDAEDAATLWKTILETGKEDGVLPIGLGARDTLRFEARLALYGQELTSEISPLEAGIGFAVKLKKEADFIGKEALIKQKEEGLKRKLVGIEMIDKGIPRTHYEVFKNDEKIGEVTTGTQSPTLGKNLGLAIIDTQYTELGTEVEVQVRKRRLKAQVVKTPFYKR from the coding sequence ATGTCAACTTTACTTCGAACGCCATTATTTGAACTCTATAAAGAATATGGAGCGAAGGTGATCGACTTTGGCGGCTGGGAGCTTCCAGTCCAATTTTCAAGCATTAAAGAGGAGCATGAGGCGGTCCGTACGAAAGCTGGACTCTTCGATGTTTCCCACATGGGTGAAATCACGGTCAAAGGTCCGGATGCAGAAGACTATCTTCAATATGTACTCACGAATGATGTCTCCAAATTGAACGATGGCGGTGCCCAGTATACGGCAATGTGCTATGAGGATGGAGGCACGGTGGACGATCTTCTCGTCTACAAGCGTGCGGATGAAGATTATCTTCTCGTCGTGAACGCAGCCAATACGGAAAAAGATTTTGACTGGATGCTGAAAAACAAAAAAGGCGACGTTGAAATCAAAAACATTTCAGATGATGTAGCCCAGCTCGCTCTTCAAGGTCCATTGGCAGAACAAGTCCTTCAAAAGCTGACGGACTACGATCTTTCACAAATCGGATTCTTCAAATTTGCGGAAGACGTTGAGTTGGACGGAACGAAGGCGCTTGTTTCACGCACAGGTTATACAGGGGAAGATGGCTTTGAGATCTATTGTGACGCAGAAGATGCGGCAACGCTCTGGAAAACGATTTTAGAGACAGGAAAAGAAGACGGCGTGCTTCCGATCGGTCTCGGTGCGCGTGACACGTTACGCTTTGAAGCGCGTCTTGCTCTTTACGGACAAGAGTTGACGTCCGAAATCTCTCCATTGGAAGCTGGAATCGGCTTTGCAGTCAAGCTGAAAAAGGAAGCGGACTTCATCGGGAAGGAAGCGTTGATCAAGCAGAAGGAAGAAGGGCTTAAGCGTAAGCTCGTCGGAATCGAAATGATCGACAAAGGGATTCCACGTACGCACTATGAAGTGTTCAAAAATGATGAAAAGATCGGTGAAGTGACGACGGGAACACAGTCTCCGACGTTAGGCAAGAACCTTGGACTTGCCATCATTGATACCCAATATACGGAGCTCGGAACGGAAGTTGAGGTTCAGGTCCGTAAACGCAGACTAAAAGCACAGGTTGTTAAAACACCTTTCTATAAACGTTAA